CATCACCTGGGTGGCGCCGTTGGACAGTGGGCCGTACACGATGTAGCTGTGCCCGGTGACCCAGCCGATGTCGGCGGTGCACCAATAGACGTCGGTCTCCGGCTTCAGGTCGAACACCGCGTGGTGGGTGTACGAGGCCTGGGTCAGGTAACCGCCGGTGGTGTGCAGGATGCCCTTCGGCCGCGCCGTGGTGCCCGAGGTGTAGAGGATGAACAGCGGGTGCTCGCTGTCGAACGGCTGCGCCTCGTGCTCGGCCGGCGCGGTGGCCACCACGTCGTGCCACCACACGTCGCGGCTGTCGTCCCAGGCGACGTCCTGCCCGGTGCGGCGCACCACGAGGACCTTCTCGACGGTCGGGCACTCGGCCACGGACTCGTCCACGGTCGGCTTGAGCGCGCTCGCCGCCCCGCGGCGGTAACCGCCGTCGGCGGTGATGACGACCTTCGCGCTGGCGTCCTGGATCCGGCCGGCCAGCGCGTCCTTGCTGAAGCCGCCGAACACCACGGAGTGCGTGGCGCCGATGCGGGCGCACGCCAGCATCGCGACGGCCGCCTCGGGGATCATCGGCAGGTAGATCGCGACCCGGTCCCCGGCGCTGACGCCCAGGCCGGTCAGGGCGTTGGCCGCCCGGCACACCTCGGCGTGCAGGTCGGCGTAGGTGATGGTGCGGGTGTCGCCCGGCTCGCCCTCCCAGTGGATGGCGACGCGGTCACCCAGGCCGTTGGCCAGGTGCCGGTCCAGGCAGTTGTACGCGATGTTGAGCTGCCCGCCCACGAACCACTTCGCGAACGGCGGGTTCGACCAGTCCAGCACCTCGTCCCACGGGCGCGCCCAGTCCAGCCGCCTGGCCTGCGTCTCCCAGAAACCCAGCCGGTCCGCCTCGGCCTGCGCGTACGCCTCGGCCGTGACGTTCGCCGAAGCGGCGATCTCCGCCGGCGGTGGGAACTGCCGCGTCTCGTGCAACAGGTTCTCGAGGGTCTCGCTCACTGCGGCGCCTCCCTAGGGGTGAATTGACGGCACATGCCCTGTGACGTGGGTCTCCGGTGATGTTACGGCCAGATGAC
The Catellatospora sp. IY07-71 DNA segment above includes these coding regions:
- the acs gene encoding acetate--CoA ligase — its product is MSETLENLLHETRQFPPPAEIAASANVTAEAYAQAEADRLGFWETQARRLDWARPWDEVLDWSNPPFAKWFVGGQLNIAYNCLDRHLANGLGDRVAIHWEGEPGDTRTITYADLHAEVCRAANALTGLGVSAGDRVAIYLPMIPEAAVAMLACARIGATHSVVFGGFSKDALAGRIQDASAKVVITADGGYRRGAASALKPTVDESVAECPTVEKVLVVRRTGQDVAWDDSRDVWWHDVVATAPAEHEAQPFDSEHPLFILYTSGTTARPKGILHTTGGYLTQASYTHHAVFDLKPETDVYWCTADIGWVTGHSYIVYGPLSNGATQVMYEGTPDTPHRGRFWEIVEKYRVTILYTAPTAIRTFAKWGDDIPAQFDLGSLRLLGSVGEPINPEAWMWYRKHIGGDRCPIVDTWWQTETGAIMISPLPGVTTCKPGSAMGPLPGIKAEVVADDGTIVGNGGGGYLALTGPWPSMLRTIWGDDKRFIETYWSRFVEQGFYFAGDGAKRDEDGAIWLLGRVDDVMLVSGHNISTTEVESALVGHPAVAEAAVVGATDPTTGQAIVAFVILKGGAEVGVAELREHVSKTLGPICKPRQIMLVAELPKTRSGKIMRRLLRDVAENRSLGDVTTLQDSAVMNLIAAGMQSGKSDED